Proteins encoded by one window of Thiohalospira halophila DSM 15071:
- the fdxA gene encoding ferredoxin FdxA, translating into MTYVVTENCIACKYTDCVDVCPVDCFHEGPNFLAIDPDECIDCTLCEPECPAEAIFAEDEIPDGQEDFLELNAELAANWPVINEKKDPLPEAEEYDGKEGKRELLKR; encoded by the coding sequence ATGACCTACGTCGTCACCGAAAACTGCATCGCCTGCAAGTACACCGACTGCGTCGACGTCTGCCCGGTGGACTGCTTCCACGAGGGACCCAACTTCCTCGCCATCGACCCCGACGAGTGCATCGACTGCACCCTGTGCGAGCCCGAGTGCCCCGCGGAGGCCATCTTCGCCGAGGACGAGATCCCCGATGGCCAGGAGGACTTCCTGGAGCTCAACGCCGAGCTCGCGGCAAACTGGCCGGTCATCAACGAGAAGAAGGATCCCCTCCCGGAGGCGGAGGAGTACGACGGCAAGGAAGGCAAGCGCGAGCTCCTCAAGCGCTGA
- a CDS encoding GGDEF domain-containing protein, which translates to MGNFRETARRFLQEVAWDCLSARHHSRTFDYYRADRLILRSRFFALLLGVATPLWLFADIWLLPAGYLEPMVILRLMAGALLLALVWVVPKPNLFGARAHILMLVGIPLLFHVASQGLLGPTYSNPALIGYTTLPLFLVVMLALFPLTLMEGLGITALLVGAVVVQHAAQGVIGELGVLGLFWDLALLTGFSLLAQGIHLHMLMLVHRQATHDPLTGLLNRGGLFRRLEQGVTQEEWPDTATVLIIDLDRFKTINDRHGHPVGDEVLRHLSTILEEHLGPQDLAGRIGGEEFVIVGHPDAGGTVRERADILRQAIADHPAPTSAGPLTITASIGVARWESGRRVEEVIAEADEALYAAKEGGRDLVVEPAS; encoded by the coding sequence ATGGGTAATTTCCGGGAGACAGCCAGGCGATTTCTGCAGGAGGTCGCCTGGGACTGCCTGAGCGCCCGGCACCACAGCCGCACCTTCGACTACTACCGGGCCGACCGGCTCATCCTCCGTTCTCGCTTCTTCGCCCTGCTCCTCGGGGTCGCCACGCCGCTGTGGCTGTTTGCCGATATCTGGCTGCTCCCCGCCGGCTATCTGGAACCCATGGTCATCCTGCGGCTGATGGCGGGTGCCCTGTTGCTGGCCCTGGTCTGGGTCGTGCCCAAGCCGAACCTGTTCGGCGCCCGTGCCCATATCCTGATGCTGGTGGGGATCCCACTGCTATTCCACGTGGCCTCCCAGGGGCTGCTCGGGCCGACCTACTCCAACCCGGCCCTCATCGGCTACACCACCCTGCCGCTCTTCCTGGTGGTGATGCTGGCGCTCTTTCCCCTGACCCTCATGGAGGGGCTGGGGATCACGGCCCTGCTGGTGGGCGCCGTGGTCGTCCAGCACGCGGCCCAGGGCGTCATCGGCGAACTGGGGGTGCTCGGCCTCTTCTGGGACCTAGCGCTGCTCACCGGCTTCTCCCTGCTGGCCCAGGGCATCCACCTGCACATGCTCATGCTGGTCCACCGCCAGGCCACCCACGACCCCCTCACCGGCCTGCTCAACCGTGGCGGCCTCTTCCGCCGCCTGGAGCAGGGGGTTACCCAGGAGGAGTGGCCGGATACCGCGACGGTCCTCATCATCGATCTGGACCGCTTCAAGACCATTAATGACCGCCATGGCCATCCGGTGGGAGACGAGGTCCTGCGCCACCTCAGCACCATCCTGGAAGAACATCTGGGCCCGCAGGACCTGGCCGGACGCATCGGCGGCGAGGAGTTCGTCATCGTCGGCCATCCCGATGCAGGGGGCACTGTTCGGGAACGGGCGGATATCCTGCGCCAGGCCATCGCCGACCACCCGGCTCCTACCAGTGCCGGCCCCCTCACCATCACGGCCAGCATCGGCGTTGCCCGGTGGGAGTCCGGCCGGCGCGTCGAGGAGGTCATCGCCGAGGCCGACGAGGCGCTCTACGCCGCCAAGGAAGGTGGTCGCGACCTGGTTGTCGAGCCTGCCTCCTGA
- the trxA gene encoding thioredoxin, producing MSETDSIVDVTAEDFEQEVVEASRQRPVLVDFWASWCGPCQSLMPVLERLAEEYTGAFRLARVNTDEQQQLAADWGVRGLPTVKVFRHGEVVEEFTGAQPESAIRPLIDNHLPRESDAAVEKAEAEREAGRPEEALALLRPAAEAEPENARLQLLLAELLTDTGHADEAETRLDGLPVNLASDPRVESLRARVTLARIAAEGPSDEELDRRLEADGDDLEARYHRAARHALKGDHETALADFLHILQRDRGFAEDGGRRGLLAVFELLGNSGDLVNRYRGRMFAALH from the coding sequence ATGAGCGAGACTGACAGCATCGTCGATGTCACCGCCGAGGATTTCGAACAGGAGGTTGTCGAGGCCTCCCGGCAGCGGCCCGTGCTGGTCGATTTCTGGGCCTCCTGGTGCGGCCCCTGCCAGAGCCTGATGCCGGTCCTGGAACGGCTGGCAGAGGAGTACACCGGCGCCTTCCGGCTGGCGCGGGTCAATACCGATGAACAGCAGCAGCTCGCCGCCGACTGGGGGGTCCGCGGGCTGCCCACGGTGAAGGTCTTCCGTCACGGGGAGGTGGTGGAGGAATTCACCGGCGCCCAGCCGGAATCCGCCATCCGGCCGCTTATCGACAACCACCTGCCGCGGGAGTCGGATGCCGCGGTGGAGAAGGCGGAGGCGGAACGCGAGGCCGGCCGCCCGGAGGAGGCACTGGCCCTGCTACGGCCGGCAGCCGAGGCGGAGCCGGAGAATGCCCGGCTGCAACTGCTCCTGGCGGAGCTACTGACGGATACCGGGCACGCCGACGAGGCCGAGACGCGCCTGGACGGACTGCCGGTGAACCTCGCCTCCGATCCCCGCGTGGAGTCCCTGCGGGCCCGCGTGACCCTGGCCCGGATCGCGGCAGAGGGGCCGTCGGATGAGGAACTCGACCGCCGCCTGGAGGCCGATGGCGACGACCTGGAGGCGCGCTACCACCGGGCCGCTCGCCATGCCCTGAAGGGGGATCACGAGACGGCGCTGGCTGATTTCCTCCATATCCTGCAGCGCGACCGCGGCTTCGCCGAGGATGGCGGCCGCCGCGGTCTGCTGGCGGTCTTCGAACTACTGGGCAACTCGGGCGATCTGGTCAATCGCTACCGCGGCCGGATGTTCGCCGCCCTCCACTGA
- a CDS encoding DsbC family protein, with protein MTAASKRMGGLLAVVGLGLALVLTFYTGAAPADGSAERDARLTEQVRKLIPEAEDPVIRSTPVEGILEVVVDEEVLYITEGGRYIFAGDLLDVEERRNLSEAARGRGRAEQVARLDDEGLITYPAEDERHRVTVFTDIDCPYCQRLHEQIEAYNERGITVQYAAFPRAGRGSGSWDKAVAVWCADDRQAAMDRAMKNSSDGGGEACDDHPVGGQFDLAGELGIRGTPTIVAESGRMIPGFAPPEKLVEALEQ; from the coding sequence GTGACCGCAGCATCCAAGCGAATGGGCGGCCTTCTGGCCGTCGTCGGCCTGGGCCTTGCCCTGGTCCTTACCTTCTATACCGGCGCCGCGCCGGCCGATGGCAGCGCCGAGCGCGATGCCCGGCTCACCGAGCAGGTGCGCAAGCTCATCCCCGAGGCGGAGGATCCGGTGATCCGCTCCACCCCGGTGGAGGGGATCCTCGAGGTGGTCGTGGACGAGGAGGTCCTCTACATCACCGAGGGCGGGCGCTACATCTTCGCCGGCGACCTGCTGGACGTGGAGGAGCGGCGCAACCTCAGCGAGGCCGCCCGCGGGCGCGGCCGCGCCGAGCAGGTGGCCCGGCTGGATGACGAGGGGCTTATCACCTATCCGGCCGAGGACGAGCGCCATCGGGTCACCGTCTTCACCGATATCGACTGCCCCTACTGCCAGCGCCTCCACGAGCAGATCGAGGCCTACAACGAGCGCGGTATCACGGTCCAGTACGCCGCCTTCCCCCGCGCCGGCCGGGGCTCCGGCTCCTGGGACAAGGCCGTGGCCGTCTGGTGTGCCGACGACCGCCAGGCCGCCATGGACCGGGCGATGAAGAACAGCAGCGATGGCGGTGGTGAGGCCTGCGACGACCACCCCGTGGGCGGGCAGTTCGATCTCGCCGGTGAACTGGGGATCCGCGGGACGCCCACCATTGTTGCCGAGAGCGGCCGCATGATCCCCGGCTTTGCGCCGCCGGAGAAGCTGGTGGAGGCGCTGGAGCAGTAG
- the dusA gene encoding tRNA dihydrouridine(20/20a) synthase DusA, producing the protein MTEPRTAPEVSVAPMMDWTDRHYRYLARLLSRRVVLYTEMVHAQAAIHGDRERLLGHDPAESPLVLQLGGADAGDLAEAARIGEAWGYSAINLNVGCPSDRVQSGRFGAALMAEPEHVAEVTGAMVEAVNIPVTVKCRIGIDDQDEYADLERFVTTVAGSGVETFIVHARKAWLQGLSPKANRDIPPLRPERVQHLKAEHPGLAIQINGGIRDWETARAQLHPATGPALDGVMVGRAAYQDPWLLQAVDPTFFGEPAPVATPEEAVAAWLPYAQERHADGAPMTALTRPLLGLFSGRPGARRWRRILSEGAPRAGSGPGLIREALAAVVPARAAG; encoded by the coding sequence ATGACAGAACCCCGTACTGCCCCCGAGGTGTCGGTCGCGCCCATGATGGACTGGACCGACCGCCACTACCGCTATCTCGCCCGGCTCCTTTCCCGGCGGGTGGTCCTCTATACCGAGATGGTCCACGCCCAGGCGGCCATCCACGGGGATCGGGAGCGGCTGCTGGGCCACGACCCGGCGGAGTCGCCGCTGGTGCTGCAGCTGGGGGGCGCCGATGCCGGCGACCTGGCCGAGGCGGCCCGGATCGGCGAGGCGTGGGGCTACAGCGCCATCAACCTTAATGTCGGCTGCCCCAGCGACCGGGTCCAGTCCGGCCGTTTCGGCGCCGCGCTGATGGCGGAGCCCGAGCACGTGGCCGAAGTCACCGGTGCCATGGTCGAGGCGGTGAATATCCCGGTGACGGTGAAGTGCCGCATCGGCATCGATGACCAGGACGAGTACGCGGACCTGGAGCGTTTCGTGACCACGGTGGCGGGCTCGGGGGTGGAGACCTTCATCGTCCACGCCCGCAAGGCGTGGCTGCAGGGGCTCTCGCCCAAGGCCAATCGCGACATCCCGCCCCTGCGCCCGGAGCGGGTCCAGCACCTCAAGGCGGAGCATCCGGGGCTTGCCATCCAGATCAATGGCGGGATCCGCGACTGGGAGACCGCCCGGGCGCAGCTCCACCCCGCCACCGGGCCGGCCCTGGACGGGGTGATGGTGGGCCGGGCGGCCTACCAGGACCCCTGGCTCTTGCAGGCGGTGGACCCCACCTTCTTCGGCGAACCGGCCCCGGTGGCGACGCCGGAGGAGGCGGTGGCCGCCTGGCTCCCCTACGCGCAGGAGCGCCACGCCGACGGCGCCCCCATGACCGCGCTGACCCGGCCCCTGCTGGGCCTTTTCAGCGGCCGCCCGGGCGCGCGCCGCTGGCGCCGGATCCTCTCCGAGGGTGCGCCCCGCGCCGGCTCCGGGCCGGGCCTCATCCGCGAGGCGCTGGCGGCCGTGGTACCGGCCCGGGCGGCCGGATGA
- a CDS encoding AI-2E family transporter: MSNLVTAWFRRRFSEPQTVTLAVALLVGFGIVFLFGGMLAPVIASVVLAYLLEGVVGWFQRRGAPRLLVILLVLAAFTAFLAFLLLGLVPLVWVQITDLLRQLPTYIAEGQKALLELPAQYAFLSESQIRELIDAARTEITGLGQRVLSLSLSSVLGIITLVVYLVLVPVLIFFFLKDKRTLVDWFVGLLPEDHGLLARIWGEMDQQIGNYIRGKFWEILIVAVVSWAVFSLLGLEYALLMGVLVGVSVLIPYIGAAVVTIPVAVAGYIQWGWGADLAWLVIIYLVIQALDGNVLVPWLFSEVVDLHPVAIIVAVLVFGGLWGFWGIFFAIPLATLVNAILRAWPETGPAETGEIAKTD, encoded by the coding sequence ATGAGCAACCTGGTCACCGCCTGGTTCCGGCGGCGCTTCTCCGAGCCGCAGACGGTGACCCTGGCCGTGGCCCTGCTGGTGGGCTTCGGCATCGTCTTCCTCTTCGGCGGCATGCTGGCGCCGGTCATCGCCAGCGTGGTGCTGGCCTATCTCCTGGAGGGGGTGGTGGGCTGGTTCCAGCGCCGGGGGGCCCCGCGGCTGCTGGTCATCCTGCTGGTCCTGGCGGCCTTTACCGCCTTCCTCGCCTTCCTGCTGCTGGGGCTGGTGCCGCTGGTCTGGGTCCAGATCACCGACCTGTTGCGCCAGCTCCCAACCTATATCGCCGAGGGGCAGAAGGCCCTGCTGGAACTTCCGGCGCAGTATGCCTTCCTCTCCGAGAGCCAGATCCGGGAGCTCATCGACGCCGCCCGGACGGAGATCACCGGCCTGGGTCAGCGGGTCCTGTCGCTGTCGCTCTCCTCGGTGCTGGGGATTATTACCCTGGTGGTCTACCTGGTCCTGGTGCCGGTCCTCATCTTCTTCTTCCTCAAGGACAAGCGCACCCTAGTGGACTGGTTCGTCGGCCTGCTGCCGGAGGACCACGGCCTCCTGGCCCGGATCTGGGGGGAGATGGACCAGCAGATCGGGAACTACATCCGCGGCAAGTTCTGGGAGATCCTCATCGTGGCCGTGGTCTCCTGGGCGGTCTTCAGCCTGCTGGGGCTGGAGTACGCCCTGCTCATGGGGGTCCTGGTGGGCGTCTCGGTGCTCATCCCCTACATCGGCGCGGCGGTGGTCACCATCCCCGTGGCGGTGGCCGGCTACATCCAGTGGGGCTGGGGGGCGGACCTGGCCTGGCTGGTCATCATCTATCTCGTCATCCAGGCGCTGGACGGCAACGTCCTGGTGCCGTGGCTCTTCTCCGAGGTGGTGGACCTCCACCCCGTGGCCATCATCGTGGCCGTGCTCGTCTTCGGCGGCCTCTGGGGCTTCTGGGGGATCTTCTTCGCCATCCCCCTGGCGACCCTGGTCAACGCCATCCTGCGCGCCTGGCCGGAGACCGGGCCGGCTGAGACCGGTGAGATCGCCAAAACCGATTGA
- a CDS encoding Crp/Fnr family transcriptional regulator yields MLAAARDLEEGERETVIGFAEYLGQRGEKEERPTPEPVDIPRPEKESVVKAIRRLSATYPMLDKAKMLDETSQLMAEHTLQGREADSVIDELETVFYRHYERNFGTAGEDGE; encoded by the coding sequence ATGCTCGCCGCCGCCCGTGATCTGGAAGAGGGCGAGCGGGAGACCGTCATCGGCTTCGCCGAGTATCTGGGTCAGCGCGGCGAGAAGGAGGAGCGCCCGACGCCGGAGCCGGTGGACATCCCCCGGCCGGAGAAGGAGAGCGTGGTCAAGGCCATCCGCCGCCTCTCCGCCACCTACCCCATGCTGGACAAGGCGAAGATGCTGGACGAGACCTCCCAGCTCATGGCCGAGCACACCCTCCAGGGCCGCGAGGCCGATTCGGTCATCGACGAGCTGGAGACCGTCTTCTATCGCCACTATGAGCGGAACTTCGGGACCGCGGGCGAGGACGGCGAATGA
- a CDS encoding type 1 glutamine amidotransferase family protein, with protein MKQMAVIQHTYTEFLGQLEAQLEKREIGFSYYRMAVGDAMPSSAMHFDGLFVLGGSHPNADREACPWLDDEMRLIGVYEKAKRPAVGIGFGGLSVAAVHGAELSTEPFHNAYWTTAHATEAGAEDQLAQAVDGRQVLVLYNGSATLPEGLDPIVVDDEGKWLAIRPTETTYGLLFRPEMKPGMLEDLVMEDDRETPENLGELMSEARNRWPDMQDVTDRVAVALVSELQLMQERHKTPVFSLKVE; from the coding sequence ATGAAACAGATGGCCGTCATCCAGCACACCTACACCGAATTCCTGGGTCAGCTCGAGGCGCAGCTGGAGAAGCGCGAGATCGGCTTCTCCTACTACCGCATGGCGGTGGGCGATGCCATGCCCTCCAGCGCCATGCACTTCGACGGCCTCTTCGTCCTCGGTGGCAGCCACCCCAACGCCGATCGCGAGGCCTGCCCCTGGCTGGACGACGAGATGCGTCTCATCGGTGTCTACGAGAAGGCCAAGCGACCGGCGGTGGGCATCGGCTTCGGCGGCCTGTCGGTGGCCGCCGTCCATGGGGCCGAGCTCTCCACGGAGCCCTTCCACAACGCCTACTGGACCACCGCCCACGCCACCGAGGCCGGTGCCGAGGACCAGCTCGCCCAGGCGGTGGACGGCCGGCAGGTGCTGGTCCTCTACAACGGCTCGGCGACCCTGCCCGAGGGGCTCGACCCCATCGTGGTGGACGACGAGGGCAAGTGGCTGGCCATCCGGCCCACGGAGACCACCTACGGCCTGCTCTTCCGCCCGGAGATGAAGCCCGGCATGCTGGAGGACCTGGTCATGGAGGACGACCGGGAGACGCCGGAGAACCTGGGTGAACTCATGAGCGAGGCGCGCAATCGCTGGCCGGACATGCAGGATGTTACCGACCGCGTCGCGGTGGCGCTGGTGAGCGAGCTGCAGCTCATGCAGGAGCGCCACAAGACGCCGGTCTTTTCGTTGAAGGTGGAGTGA
- a CDS encoding LysR family transcriptional regulator has translation MADRRLQVFHTVARLLSFTKAAEALHMTQPAVTFQVRQLEEHFNTRLFDRTHNRISLTEAGQRVFDYAERIFELYGNMENAVRDLTGAVNGVLLLGASTTIAEYMLPGLLGDFKKRYPDVGIRLKEANTDAIVSMVENNMIDLGLVEAPVANKNLAVEHCRMDPLVLICAPEHELARRTTFSLAELHQYPYICREEGSGTREVLLEALKAEGIDYRHLQVIMELGSPESIKGAVEAGMGVAILSRSTVHKELRLGTLVALELEPQVSRPFSFVHQRQKFRLRAMEELMEFARDYCRSHADPATMEEPK, from the coding sequence ATGGCCGATCGGCGACTCCAGGTCTTCCATACCGTGGCGCGGCTGCTCTCCTTCACCAAGGCGGCCGAAGCGCTGCACATGACGCAGCCGGCGGTGACCTTCCAGGTGCGCCAGCTCGAGGAGCACTTCAATACCCGGCTCTTCGATCGTACCCACAACCGGATCAGCCTCACCGAGGCGGGCCAGCGCGTCTTCGACTACGCCGAGCGGATCTTCGAGCTCTACGGCAACATGGAGAACGCCGTCCGCGACCTCACCGGCGCGGTGAACGGGGTCCTCCTCCTGGGGGCGAGCACCACCATCGCCGAATACATGCTTCCGGGGCTGCTGGGTGACTTCAAGAAGCGCTACCCCGATGTCGGGATCCGGCTCAAGGAGGCGAACACCGACGCCATCGTCTCCATGGTCGAGAACAACATGATCGACCTGGGCCTGGTGGAGGCGCCGGTGGCCAACAAGAACCTGGCCGTGGAGCACTGTCGCATGGACCCCCTGGTCCTCATCTGCGCCCCGGAGCACGAACTGGCCAGGCGAACGACCTTCTCCCTCGCCGAGCTGCACCAGTACCCCTACATCTGCCGTGAGGAGGGTTCCGGGACCCGCGAGGTGCTGCTGGAGGCGCTCAAGGCCGAGGGTATCGACTACCGCCACCTGCAGGTCATTATGGAACTCGGCTCGCCGGAGTCCATCAAGGGAGCAGTGGAGGCCGGGATGGGGGTTGCCATCCTCTCGCGTTCCACGGTGCACAAGGAGCTGCGCCTGGGGACGCTGGTGGCCTTGGAGCTGGAGCCGCAGGTAAGCCGGCCCTTCTCCTTCGTCCACCAGCGCCAGAAATTCCGCCTGCGCGCCATGGAGGAACTCATGGAATTCGCGCGGGACTACTGCCGGTCGCACGCCGACCCGGCGACAATGGAGGAGCCGAAATGA
- a CDS encoding TM2 domain-containing protein codes for MSRPWQKLDLSGGGLQSVNQNLAGRLRKRTTTWALWPLFPLGLHRLYLGDRRGAIALPLLTLGALGLWWAGWAPVAAALATVVLGWGVVDLFRIEGLRAEVNKTLRKQAFLGGGATPPAGYRGRYPQESEDPEAAIAAYSAEKEREHGGHMPPRTGEDDSGGRMPSFTEQEKMLREMARERDADEPKSGGND; via the coding sequence ATGTCCCGACCCTGGCAGAAACTCGACCTCTCCGGCGGCGGCCTGCAGAGCGTCAACCAGAACCTCGCCGGCCGCCTGCGCAAGCGCACGACCACCTGGGCATTGTGGCCATTGTTCCCACTGGGGTTGCACCGTCTCTACCTGGGCGACCGGCGCGGGGCCATCGCCCTGCCGCTGCTGACCCTGGGCGCCCTGGGCCTCTGGTGGGCCGGCTGGGCCCCGGTGGCCGCCGCCCTGGCCACCGTCGTACTCGGCTGGGGCGTCGTCGACCTGTTCCGTATCGAGGGGCTGCGGGCGGAGGTGAACAAGACGCTGCGCAAGCAGGCCTTCCTGGGCGGCGGCGCGACCCCGCCGGCCGGCTATCGCGGCCGCTACCCCCAGGAGAGCGAGGACCCCGAGGCAGCCATCGCCGCCTACAGCGCCGAGAAGGAGCGCGAGCACGGGGGCCACATGCCCCCTCGAACGGGGGAAGACGACAGCGGTGGCCGGATGCCATCCTTCACCGAGCAGGAGAAGATGCTCCGGGAAATGGCCAGGGAACGGGACGCGGATGAACCGAAAAGCGGCGGCAATGATTAA
- a CDS encoding ParA family protein, which yields MFRVMVVNAKGGSGKTTLSTNIAGYYADQGYHTALMDYDPQESAMAWHAMRPKTAAPIHAISANRHVTGATRSWRLRIPPETQRVVVDVPAGFTGYDLQNMLRRVDAVIIPVLPSPIDIHVTSDFIKDLFLTGKIRAMPVEVGVIANRVKKDTPVYHPLQRFLKRLEIPFITTLWDSPSYTDAAEHGLSIHELHDVDPSELAQWEPLQEWLAAAEAKAESQEPPPIPRTTTSRW from the coding sequence ATGTTCCGGGTCATGGTGGTCAATGCCAAGGGCGGTAGCGGCAAGACCACCCTCTCCACCAACATCGCCGGCTATTACGCCGATCAGGGCTACCACACGGCCCTGATGGACTACGATCCCCAGGAATCGGCCATGGCCTGGCACGCCATGCGGCCGAAGACCGCGGCCCCCATCCATGCCATCTCCGCCAACCGGCACGTCACCGGCGCCACCCGCTCCTGGCGGCTACGCATCCCGCCGGAGACCCAGCGGGTCGTCGTCGACGTCCCCGCCGGCTTCACCGGCTACGACCTGCAGAACATGCTTCGCCGGGTGGATGCCGTCATCATCCCGGTGCTGCCCTCGCCCATCGACATCCATGTCACCTCGGACTTCATCAAGGACCTCTTCCTCACGGGAAAGATCCGCGCCATGCCGGTGGAAGTGGGCGTCATTGCCAATCGGGTCAAGAAGGACACCCCGGTCTACCATCCGCTGCAGCGCTTTCTGAAGCGGCTGGAGATCCCCTTCATCACCACCCTTTGGGACAGTCCCAGCTACACGGATGCCGCCGAGCACGGGCTCTCCATCCACGAACTCCACGACGTCGACCCCTCGGAGCTGGCCCAGTGGGAGCCGCTGCAGGAGTGGCTGGCCGCCGCCGAGGCCAAGGCGGAAAGCCAGGAGCCGCCGCCCATTCCGCGGACGACGACCTCGCGCTGGTAG